From Solwaraspora sp. WMMD1047, the proteins below share one genomic window:
- a CDS encoding aromatic amino acid ammonia-lyase yields the protein MTTEVDLAVPLRIADLTAARDPVKVVVGPEVRDRVATARTFLSDVLGDDRAVYGATTGFGPLVGYPGRAELRDQADNTLAHLGAGQGPDLGPEVVRATMLIRARSLAQGASGVSPHVIDALTAMLATTFVPAVPRLGSVGASGDLIPLGAAAQALRGRGYAYLDGVRLPAAEALEKAGLEPLPLDGRDALALVNGTSLTTAAAALALDSVRASHRAVQTLTCLLADLLGSDPQFLDARLLRAYGHPGAIAVGAQMRRISAGLTPSGKRPLQEPYSIRCAPQLLGAAEDALRYVDSVVRADLDSVSDNPLFFPDEDLVVHGGNFFGQPAAFAADLLSMVVAQVGNLAERQLDLLVDPNRNGGLPPMLAAGPGQQHGLQGVQLAATALVAEIRRDAVPASMQSLPTNLHNQDVIPLGTQAALRALDQARLLHILVGSLAVGLRQAAYVGTRQPTAPGCAEVLAAVAAAVPPVDPDRPLDGDVRRAADVIATLNLPADLIPAPLPARDPRGDLRAGAGAELGEDAADVAVDGVFGDQ from the coding sequence ATGACGACAGAGGTAGACCTCGCGGTCCCGCTGCGGATCGCCGACCTGACCGCCGCGCGCGACCCGGTCAAGGTCGTGGTCGGGCCGGAGGTCCGGGACCGGGTCGCGACCGCCCGCACGTTCCTGTCCGACGTGCTCGGCGACGACCGCGCGGTGTACGGCGCCACCACCGGCTTCGGTCCCCTGGTGGGGTATCCGGGACGGGCCGAGCTGCGCGACCAGGCCGACAACACGCTCGCTCACCTCGGTGCCGGTCAGGGCCCGGACCTCGGACCGGAGGTCGTCCGCGCGACCATGCTGATCCGGGCCCGGTCGCTGGCCCAGGGCGCCTCGGGGGTGTCCCCGCACGTCATCGACGCCCTCACGGCGATGCTCGCGACCACGTTCGTCCCCGCGGTGCCCCGGCTGGGTTCGGTCGGGGCCAGCGGTGACCTGATCCCGCTCGGCGCCGCCGCCCAGGCGTTACGTGGCCGCGGATACGCCTATCTCGACGGGGTACGGCTGCCCGCGGCTGAGGCGTTGGAGAAGGCGGGTCTCGAACCGCTGCCGCTGGACGGCCGGGACGCCCTGGCACTTGTCAACGGCACGTCGCTTACCACCGCGGCGGCGGCACTCGCGCTGGACTCGGTACGCGCCTCGCACCGCGCGGTCCAGACGCTCACCTGCCTGCTCGCCGATCTGCTCGGCAGCGACCCGCAGTTTCTCGATGCCCGGCTCCTGCGGGCGTACGGCCATCCGGGCGCGATCGCGGTGGGCGCGCAGATGCGCCGGATCAGCGCCGGGCTCACCCCCTCCGGCAAGCGTCCGCTGCAGGAGCCGTACAGCATCCGCTGTGCACCGCAACTGCTCGGCGCGGCCGAGGACGCCCTGCGCTACGTCGACTCCGTCGTCAGGGCCGACCTCGACAGCGTCAGCGACAACCCGCTGTTCTTTCCGGACGAGGACCTCGTCGTGCACGGCGGCAACTTCTTCGGGCAGCCGGCCGCGTTCGCCGCCGACCTGCTGTCGATGGTCGTGGCCCAGGTTGGCAACCTCGCCGAACGTCAGCTCGACCTGCTCGTCGACCCGAACCGCAATGGCGGCCTGCCACCGATGCTGGCCGCCGGACCGGGACAGCAGCACGGGCTGCAGGGCGTACAACTGGCGGCGACCGCGCTGGTCGCCGAGATCCGCCGCGACGCCGTACCGGCGAGCATGCAGAGCCTACCCACCAACCTGCACAATCAGGATGTCATTCCGCTCGGCACCCAGGCCGCACTGCGGGCGCTGGACCAGGCCCGGCTGCTGCACATCCTCGTCGGATCGCTCGCGGTGGGACTGCGCCAGGCCGCGTACGTCGGTACGCGTCAGCCGACCGCGCCCGGCTGTGCCGAGGTACTGGCCGCGGTGGCCGCCGCCGTACCGCCCGTCGACCCGGACCGGCCGTTGGACGGTGACGTACGGCGCGCCGCCGATGTCATCGCGACGTTGAACCTCCCTGCGGATCTCATCCCGGCGCCCCTACCGGCGCGCGATCCACGCGGCGATCTGCGCGCGGGAGCCGGCGCCGAGCTTGGTGAGGATGCTGCGGATGTGGCTGTCGACGGTGTGTTCGGAGATCAGTAG
- a CDS encoding DUF5988 family protein, with translation MPDRQLREMPSSAQVGDIEAILEEGPADLPTELRRRTVAADSMKIKVPHLNGYEHFERVPKPGDTTSAVFRWTTRTRIAE, from the coding sequence ATGCCTGACCGGCAACTCCGGGAAATGCCGTCGTCCGCGCAGGTCGGCGACATCGAGGCAATCCTGGAGGAAGGACCTGCCGACCTCCCTACCGAGCTACGGCGGCGGACAGTCGCGGCCGACAGCATGAAGATCAAGGTGCCTCACCTCAACGGATACGAACACTTCGAGCGGGTGCCGAAGCCCGGCGACACCACGAGCGCGGTCTTCCGGTGGACGACGCGGACCCGGATCGCCGAGTAG
- a CDS encoding cation:proton antiporter, with product MPAHLALAPPAPMPAHQFLLFLLQVGLLLATAFLLGRLAIRIGLPAIVGELCAGVLWGPSILESLLPTVSHWLLPNTPEQFHLLDAVGQVGVLLLIGITGMHMDLGLIRRRGLTAARISIAGIAVPLGFGIGIGLLLPTSLMATDDRGTFALFLGVAMGVSAIPVIAKTLMELRLLHRNIGQLTLSAVMVDDILGWILLSVVSAMATTGVRGADLTMSLVYLVVVLLSARLIRPLVRRLLQRVDRNPDRGPTIAVVCFLVLLAAAATHATGLEAVLGAFVIGIVISSTGALKPARLAPLQTTVTSVLAPLFFATAGLRMDLTGLADPQVLLAAVIVLAVAITGKFAGAYLGARLSRLSHWEGLSLGAAMNARGVIEVIIAMVGLRLGVLTTEMYTIIILVAIVTSLMAPPLLTRFIARVEQTAEEQLRQDMFDAEDPERRPSV from the coding sequence ATGCCGGCCCATCTCGCCCTGGCGCCACCCGCACCGATGCCCGCGCACCAGTTTCTGCTCTTTCTGCTGCAGGTCGGTTTGCTTCTGGCAACGGCGTTTCTCCTGGGCCGGCTGGCGATACGGATCGGACTGCCGGCCATCGTCGGCGAACTGTGTGCCGGAGTGTTGTGGGGGCCATCGATTCTGGAATCTCTGCTACCCACCGTCTCCCATTGGCTGCTGCCGAACACACCGGAGCAATTCCACCTGCTCGATGCGGTGGGGCAGGTGGGTGTACTCCTGCTGATCGGCATCACCGGTATGCACATGGATCTCGGCCTGATCCGCCGACGTGGTCTCACCGCCGCCCGGATCAGCATCGCCGGGATCGCCGTGCCGCTCGGCTTCGGCATCGGTATCGGTCTCCTGCTGCCCACGTCGCTGATGGCGACCGACGACCGTGGCACCTTCGCGCTGTTCCTGGGCGTGGCGATGGGAGTCAGCGCGATCCCGGTCATCGCCAAGACACTGATGGAGCTGCGGCTGCTGCACCGGAACATCGGTCAGCTCACGCTGAGCGCCGTCATGGTCGACGACATCCTCGGTTGGATCCTGCTCTCCGTGGTCTCCGCGATGGCCACGACCGGCGTCCGTGGCGCTGACCTGACCATGTCACTCGTCTACCTGGTCGTGGTGCTCCTGTCGGCCCGGCTCATCCGGCCCCTGGTCCGGCGGCTGCTTCAGCGGGTCGACCGGAATCCGGACCGCGGCCCCACCATCGCCGTGGTGTGCTTCCTCGTGCTCCTGGCCGCGGCCGCCACGCACGCCACCGGGCTGGAGGCGGTGCTCGGCGCTTTTGTGATCGGCATTGTGATCAGCAGCACCGGCGCACTCAAGCCGGCACGACTGGCACCCTTGCAAACCACCGTCACGTCGGTCCTCGCACCGTTGTTCTTCGCCACGGCGGGGCTGAGGATGGACCTCACCGGACTCGCCGACCCGCAGGTGCTGCTCGCCGCCGTCATCGTGCTGGCGGTTGCGATCACCGGAAAGTTCGCCGGCGCCTACCTCGGCGCGCGGCTGAGCAGACTGAGCCACTGGGAGGGACTCTCACTCGGTGCGGCCATGAACGCGCGTGGTGTCATCGAAGTCATCATCGCCATGGTCGGGCTGCGCCTCGGCGTGCTGACGACTGAGATGTACACCATCATCATCCTCGTCGCGATCGTGACGTCGCTGATGGCGCCGCCGCTGCTCACGAGGTTCATCGCCCGGGTCGAGCAGACCGCGGAGGAACAGCTGCGCCAGGATATGTTCGACGCCGAGGACCCGGAGCGACGACCGTCCGTCTAG
- a CDS encoding LuxR C-terminal-related transcriptional regulator encodes MARPARRPGNVPAEATSFVGRERELAEVRGKLARARLVTLTGPGGVGKTRLAVRAATTLGRGFTDGAWWVELAEVREPALVSNAVLAALDLRDQVASEPRELLLAHLRDRKLLLVLDNCEHLGEAVALLVTDLLRTAPGVRVLATSREPLSVAGEHVAPVPPLPVPPADSTERQVSHNEAVMLFTERAAAGSGGFEVTAANQAAVVEICRRLDGLPLAIELAAVRTRVLTVEQIVGRLADRFGLLTGGGPGLPRHQTLRTAIDWSHDLLTPGEQTLLRRLCVFAGPFTLADVEAVTGDQALDPLSSLVDKSMVVKQEARGVACYRLHETMREYARRRLRESGEEDAVEARCAEHYRLACLEWTPQVRYRLAEWLGWMDLEIDNVRAVLRRCVARDDREHGLELTASLAWYWITRATSEGIRWFESLGTSGNPVALFLRGFLSVLQFDTAAARPVLDQAVTAARAAGLASFEAQALSMASVAANTAGDRTRALRLLQAAQAVATGPGDHPAAIAVLQARALGGLFTGDLEQVRQAASEGVRGSREVGDQYGLEMMLVNLACAALHAGELAETKPMCVEALSIARQIDDRVAQFCLLDILGCQAAGTGEPRRAARLLGAARSVRAGVGASVLPYLGPLVAEAAATARQTIGEQGFQTEFEAGTQLSRAAAIRFALGEPDRPDEQPAPVETPTLGKREAEVARLVADGLTNKQIGTRLLISEHTVDSHIRSILTKLGAGSRAQIAAWIARR; translated from the coding sequence ATGGCCAGACCCGCCCGCCGCCCAGGCAACGTGCCGGCCGAAGCGACCAGCTTCGTCGGCCGTGAACGTGAGCTTGCCGAGGTACGCGGAAAGCTCGCCAGGGCCCGCCTGGTCACCCTCACCGGACCCGGCGGTGTCGGCAAGACCCGGCTGGCGGTCCGGGCGGCGACCACTCTCGGCCGTGGCTTCACCGACGGCGCCTGGTGGGTGGAGCTGGCGGAGGTGCGCGAACCAGCGTTGGTGAGCAATGCCGTCCTGGCCGCGCTGGACCTGCGGGATCAGGTCGCGTCCGAGCCACGGGAGCTGTTGCTTGCGCACCTGCGTGACCGGAAGCTGCTGCTGGTGCTGGACAACTGCGAGCACCTGGGCGAAGCGGTCGCCTTGCTGGTGACCGATCTCCTCCGTACCGCTCCCGGTGTGCGGGTGCTCGCCACCAGCCGCGAGCCGCTGTCGGTGGCGGGGGAGCACGTGGCGCCGGTGCCGCCGCTGCCGGTGCCGCCGGCCGACTCGACCGAGCGTCAGGTGTCGCACAACGAGGCGGTCATGCTGTTCACCGAGCGGGCCGCGGCTGGATCCGGCGGCTTCGAGGTGACCGCCGCCAACCAGGCGGCCGTGGTGGAGATCTGCCGGCGGCTCGACGGGCTGCCCCTGGCGATCGAGCTGGCGGCGGTACGGACGCGGGTCCTCACCGTCGAACAGATCGTCGGCCGCCTCGCCGACCGGTTCGGCCTGCTCACCGGGGGCGGTCCGGGGTTGCCGCGCCACCAGACGCTGCGTACCGCCATCGACTGGAGTCACGACCTGCTGACCCCCGGCGAACAGACGCTGCTACGGCGGTTGTGCGTGTTCGCGGGCCCGTTCACGCTCGCCGACGTCGAGGCGGTCACCGGCGACCAGGCGCTCGACCCGCTCTCATCCCTGGTCGACAAGTCGATGGTCGTGAAGCAGGAGGCTCGGGGCGTGGCGTGCTACCGGCTCCATGAGACGATGCGCGAGTACGCCCGCCGCAGGCTTCGCGAGTCCGGTGAGGAGGACGCGGTCGAGGCGCGCTGCGCCGAGCACTACCGACTGGCCTGTCTTGAGTGGACTCCGCAGGTCCGGTACCGCCTTGCCGAGTGGCTCGGCTGGATGGACCTCGAGATCGACAATGTTCGCGCGGTCCTGCGGCGCTGTGTGGCGCGCGACGATCGCGAACACGGACTCGAGCTCACCGCCTCCCTCGCCTGGTACTGGATCACCAGGGCGACCAGCGAGGGCATTCGGTGGTTCGAGAGCCTGGGAACGTCCGGCAACCCCGTCGCGCTGTTCCTGCGGGGTTTCCTGTCCGTGTTGCAGTTCGACACGGCGGCGGCCCGCCCGGTTCTGGATCAGGCGGTGACGGCGGCGCGCGCGGCCGGGCTCGCCAGCTTCGAGGCACAGGCCCTGTCGATGGCGTCGGTCGCCGCGAACACCGCCGGCGACCGCACCCGCGCGCTGCGCCTGCTCCAGGCGGCACAGGCCGTGGCGACCGGCCCCGGCGACCACCCAGCGGCGATCGCCGTACTCCAGGCACGCGCGCTCGGCGGCCTGTTCACGGGCGACCTCGAACAGGTGCGGCAGGCAGCGTCGGAGGGTGTCCGTGGCAGCCGGGAGGTGGGTGACCAGTACGGCCTCGAGATGATGCTCGTCAACCTCGCCTGCGCCGCGTTGCACGCCGGCGAACTGGCCGAGACGAAACCGATGTGCGTCGAGGCGTTGTCGATCGCCCGCCAGATAGATGACCGGGTTGCCCAGTTCTGCCTGCTCGATATCCTGGGCTGTCAGGCGGCGGGCACCGGCGAGCCGAGACGTGCCGCGCGGCTCCTGGGGGCGGCGCGGAGCGTGCGGGCGGGCGTCGGCGCGAGCGTCCTGCCGTACCTTGGGCCGCTGGTCGCCGAGGCGGCGGCGACGGCGCGTCAAACGATTGGCGAGCAGGGGTTCCAGACCGAGTTCGAGGCCGGCACCCAGCTCAGTCGGGCGGCCGCCATCCGGTTCGCGCTCGGCGAGCCCGACCGCCCCGATGAGCAGCCGGCGCCGGTCGAAACGCCGACCCTGGGCAAACGCGAGGCCGAGGTCGCCCGGCTGGTCGCCGACGGCCTGACCAACAAGCAGATCGGCACCCGCCTACTGATCTCCGAACACACCGTCGACAGCCACATCCGCAGCATCCTCACCAAGCTCGGCGCCGGCTCCCGCGCGCAGATCGCCGCGTGGATCGCGCGCCGGTAG